The following are from one region of the Myotis daubentonii chromosome 2, mMyoDau2.1, whole genome shotgun sequence genome:
- the SPAG11B gene encoding sperm-associated antigen 11B has translation MKVLFLLAVLHCLVLMNSGDIPPGIRNIICMMQHGTCRLFFCHGGERKGEICSDPWNRCCISTAEEERNNKPEKSDKADMEASGRQPGPSSPPRA, from the exons ATGAAGGTCCTCTTTCTTCTCGCTGTTCTCCACTGCCTGGTCCTGATGAACTCAG GCGATATCCCACCTGGAATTCGAAATATTATCTGCATGATGCAACACGGAACCTGCAGACTCTTTTTCTGCCACGGtggtgagaggaagggggagatctGCTCCGACCCTTGGAACAGGTGCTGCATATCCACTgcagaggaagagaggaacaATAAACCGGAGAAAAGTGACAAAGCTGACATGGAAGCTTCTGGAAGGCAGCCAGGACCTTCAAGTCCCCCAAGAGCTTAA